The Flammeovirga pectinis genomic interval TTTTTCCATGTCGACATTTACAGAATAGAACTGTCCTACAGGAATAGAATTTGCTTTAAAATAAGTCTGTCCATCATCATAAGTTATATTGACACCTCCATCATTCCCTAGTATAAAATGGTTTGGGTTTTTAGGGTTAATCCATAAAGCATGATGATCTACATGAACATTTTCAGCACCTTTATCAATCCAAGTTTTACCGGCATCTTCAGACTTTAAAAAAGGAACACCAAGTATGTAAAGATTATTGTCGTTTGTGGGGTCAATTCTGATATTACCAAAATAATATCCAAAAGAATATACAACTCTATCTAATGGTTTGTCATGAGTTTTTACCCAAGTTTTTCCTGCATCATCAGATCTATAAATTTCAGCACCTTTTACTGGTGTATTAAATAAATTATCTCCTGCATCTCCAAGGTATTCAACTAAAGATTTTGGAGTGTATTTTTTATTTTTAATATCCTCTTTAATTGATTTAGCTGTATACTGTTTTGGGAATTTATATTTATCTAAAAATGCATTTATATCATCGTCAGCTAATAAATCAAAGTCTGCACTAGGCATACTAAGTAAGATCTGTTTTGTTAAACGTATTGTTTTAGCATCTTCTTTACTCTCTCTGTGTTCTTGATTGTCTAAAAATGCATACAAAGTACTAGAGTTAGAATTCGATATAGTTAAACCAATTCTTCCAACACCATTAGATGTAGGGAAACCACTTTTGTCTGTTGTAATTCTTTTCCAATTTTCACCACCATCTTTTGATTTGTATATTCCCGATTCTGCTCCAGAACCTTTAAAATCCCATGCTTTTCTGGTACGTTCCCAGGCAGAAGCATATAATATTTTAGGGTTTTTAGGATCTATTATTAAATCAATGATTCCTGTACTATCCGAAATGAATAATGTTTTCTTCCAAGTTTTACCAGCATCCGTAGATTTAAATACACCTCGTTCTGTATCTTTAGTATAAAGGTTTCCGATAGATGCCACCCATAAAGTATCTTTGTGTGTAGGATGCAAAACAATTCTACTAATATGCTGCGTTTTCTCTAAACCAGAAGGAGACCAAGTGATACCATTATCATTTGATTTAAATAGACCTGCACCAGCATAACTAGATCGACTAGAATTGTTTTCTCCCGTTCCAATCCATATTGTTGAAGTTTCGTCATTCCAATCAACAGCAATATCACCAATAGTCATTGCTGCCTCATTTTGAAATAATGGTTTAAAATCAATTCCATTAGAATTAGAATACCATAATCCACTAGAAGCATAAGCTACAAAAAACTCACTGGGGTTATTTGGATTACCTTCAATATCCGTAACTCTTCCACTCATTACGGTAGGACCGACATTACGGAATGGAATATTTTTAAATAATGATGTGGAGTCTAAATTCTGATGTTGGTTGAAATCCAGAATTCTTGAACTTTGTTTAGCACTTTTTGATTTTTTCTTACTTTTCTTCTGTGCATATGTTGGAAGTAAAGTGGCAAATAGGAGTAATATAATAATTGACTTGAACATTGGATTCATTAAGTTTAATAATCTACTGATTAAAAATAATGAAATAGTTTAAGTACTTATAATGAATAGTAAATATTTAAAGAAATTACATTTGCGTTCTATCCTTAAAGTGATAGGTGATTCCAAATATTAAGTTTAATTGTAAATAACTCGTTTCTGTATTTGTATTAAAATCATTTAATTCAGAATAAGGTCGGGCAGTAAGATTAACTAACTGAGGATTGTTTTCGGAAAAGCCAAAATCGGCTACTATACCTGCAATAATATTAAAGTTTGATCCAAACCATTCCACACCTGAAGAAAGGTGATATACATCCCAATAATTAAAAGAAAGAAAATTATCTTTTGTGAAATTAATGTCCTCTTGATTTATAAAATTAAAATCAGTCCTAAAACCCATCAATATATTCATGTCGTTTAGGATTCTATGTTTTACACCAGCAGCGTAATTTATAATCCTTTTATTTGATAATGTATACTGATTATAAGCTGGGTCTGGTGAAGGGTTAATAGTACTTTCAGTTTTTAATTGTAATAAATTATATTTGCCAACTTTACTAAAAAAGCCAACCCTGGCAGAGTAC includes:
- a CDS encoding WD40/YVTN/BNR-like repeat-containing protein — translated: MFKSIIILLLFATLLPTYAQKKSKKKSKSAKQSSRILDFNQHQNLDSTSLFKNIPFRNVGPTVMSGRVTDIEGNPNNPSEFFVAYASSGLWYSNSNGIDFKPLFQNEAAMTIGDIAVDWNDETSTIWIGTGENNSSRSSYAGAGLFKSNDNGITWSPSGLEKTQHISRIVLHPTHKDTLWVASIGNLYTKDTERGVFKSTDAGKTWKKTLFISDSTGIIDLIIDPKNPKILYASAWERTRKAWDFKGSGAESGIYKSKDGGENWKRITTDKSGFPTSNGVGRIGLTISNSNSSTLYAFLDNQEHRESKEDAKTIRLTKQILLSMPSADFDLLADDDINAFLDKYKFPKQYTAKSIKEDIKNKKYTPKSLVEYLGDAGDNLFNTPVKGAEIYRSDDAGKTWVKTHDKPLDRVVYSFGYYFGNIRIDPTNDNNLYILGVPFLKSEDAGKTWIDKGAENVHVDHHALWINPKNPNHFILGNDGGVNITYDDGQTYFKANSIPVGQFYSVNVDMEKPYNIYGGMQDNGVWVGSSKTEINREWQNSGKTDFQTIMGGDGMQVGIDLRDNKTIYTGYQFGNYYRINRLTGNSKYITPTHNLDEKPLRWNWQSPIHVSIHNSDIIYFGANRFYRSFDKGENFEVLSDDLTYNNKQGNVPFSTLTSISESPLSFGLIYTGSDDGRINRSSDVGEHWEDISRGLPKNLWVSRVIASMHKKERVYVSLNGYRNDDFNHYLYVSDDLGENWSEIGKGLPKEAINVIKEDPKNTDIIYIGTDQGLYISFNKGIDFSILGSLPNVAIHDLVIHPRDNEIIVGTHGRSIYVGQLNEVQKLNNNTLNEELVLFDMDDVMYNEKWGMIEGYFEWGKPYEKSIDIPVFTNNDNNAIIEIMFNDVIVKKISIDLTKGINYVPYNLSVDNSSKLDYGNKIGSDYIFPETDNNISYLIDGEYVVKIAVGSAIKEMKLIINKKEAPKGRVKTKKIP